A region of Streptomyces sp. NBC_01750 DNA encodes the following proteins:
- a CDS encoding DUF2786 domain-containing protein: MSTVEKALAGALYVEDDSALDTAASRLAADRAADAELRTRGEEFVRRAWERGWQPADVVRIVRRDLDEHHARLVCGLIAAETKRYGERLPPRWSGQLADLEAGEWRADRFSYATAVLELYRLLVRLPSIEPVGPVPGASALHMAPSAGEPRMLTRVRALLAKAEATGFPQEAEALTAKAQELMARHSIDEAALAAQTHRPDVPAACRIGVDAPYETAKAILLDAVASANRCRAVWNSGFGFSTVVGFEADLEGVELLYTSLLVQGTSAMTRAEAGQRAGGRKRTKTFRQSFLMAYASRLGERLAAATESVTADEGLLPVLASRDVAVTDHADRMFPRTTSTRVRGVTDLAGWEHGTTAADTARMPKAHPPLP; this comes from the coding sequence GTGAGTACGGTCGAGAAGGCGCTGGCAGGTGCGCTGTATGTGGAGGACGACTCGGCGCTTGACACCGCGGCCTCGAGGCTCGCGGCTGACCGGGCCGCCGACGCTGAACTGCGGACGCGCGGCGAGGAGTTCGTGCGCCGGGCGTGGGAGCGGGGCTGGCAGCCGGCCGATGTCGTACGGATCGTCCGGCGCGACCTGGACGAACACCATGCGCGGCTCGTCTGCGGCCTGATCGCCGCGGAGACGAAGCGCTACGGGGAGCGGCTGCCACCCCGCTGGTCCGGGCAGCTCGCCGATCTCGAGGCAGGGGAGTGGCGCGCCGACCGCTTCTCGTACGCGACGGCGGTGCTCGAGCTGTACCGGCTGCTGGTCCGCCTCCCGTCGATCGAGCCCGTCGGCCCGGTGCCGGGCGCTTCCGCCCTGCACATGGCTCCGTCGGCCGGGGAGCCGCGCATGCTCACTCGCGTCCGCGCGTTGCTCGCCAAGGCGGAGGCGACCGGCTTTCCGCAGGAGGCGGAGGCGCTCACCGCCAAGGCGCAGGAGCTGATGGCACGGCACAGTATCGACGAGGCGGCGCTCGCGGCGCAGACCCATCGGCCCGATGTGCCCGCGGCCTGCCGGATCGGCGTGGACGCGCCGTACGAGACGGCCAAGGCGATCCTGCTCGACGCGGTCGCCTCTGCGAACCGCTGCCGCGCGGTGTGGAACAGCGGATTCGGCTTCTCGACGGTCGTCGGCTTCGAGGCAGATCTGGAAGGGGTCGAGCTGCTGTACACCTCGCTGCTGGTGCAGGGGACCTCGGCGATGACACGCGCTGAGGCGGGCCAGCGCGCCGGTGGCCGCAAGAGGACGAAGACTTTCCGGCAGTCCTTCCTGATGGCGTACGCGAGCCGGCTGGGGGAGCGGCTGGCGGCGGCGACCGAGAGTGTGACCGCCGACGAGGGCCTGCTGCCAGTGCTGGCGTCCCGGGACGTGGCGGTCACGGATCACGCGGACCGGATGTTCCCGCGTACGACGAGCACCCGGGTGCGCGGGGTGACGGACCTGGCGGGCTGGGAGCACGGCACGACTGCGGCGGACACCGCGCGTATGCCGAAGGCGCACCCTCCGCTCCCCTGA